A single window of Pseudomonas lijiangensis DNA harbors:
- a CDS encoding TonB-dependent siderophore receptor, producing MRSRTRPSLPIRLPAMQVVGLALLMAFKGEALAQEMEFDIPAQPLNSALNELGRQGDLQVLYNPDDIKGKSSQAVRGRFTPEQAARNLLDQVRVPYSLENNTLTLTAPVPAVSLKPLSIQAPPSGLTTEGSGSYTTSAVSITKSARSLREIPQSVSVVTRQLMNDKNLYSLEDVMAQATGVTFSQRNFGSHVFSSRGFAMEDESYTIDGISGQGYSVTGWMTPDMEIYDRVEILRGAAGLLIGAGNPGGTVNLVRKRPTALPQFSITTRTGTWNNNRVDLDGSSKLNDSGSIRGRFVASYSDRDYFIDGLSKSAPLLYGILEADLNDDTTLAVGVRRQEADIKGFTIFGLPRYSDGSALDVPRSTSLAQDWNRHQTRTDEVFTELDHHFSENWSGTLSATHSTGSFEQKVAYAQGAIDPATLTGSRIARTLFRSDQLQSTGFDAHMDGHFEAFGLEHQLTFGGNWSEQTRKSRQANVTSNQPIDVFAPDSHLIAEPAQPEWTSITDFSDKRYGTYANLRLHLSESLSLVMGGRLSWYDYQTQTAGVTRKSIEQHQLTPFIGTIYDLNPDWSLYASYTDIFLPQSVYRDADGNLLKPAIGANYETGIKGELFDQRLNLSFAMFYVKQKDVAVEDSANPGECLINDIYGTCYLNGNIRRSKGFEIEASGEPLPGLQTVAGYTFNMTRGSDGQSISAETPRHLFRMTGNYTLPGAWNRLTLGAGVSAQSGYSEIESSAQIRNPGRAIWDARASWKIDEHWSVALNGNNLLDRKYYKATGDVDRGNYYGDPRNYVLTLRGEF from the coding sequence ATGCGATCACGCACCCGCCCTTCACTGCCGATACGGCTGCCTGCAATGCAGGTGGTGGGGCTTGCGTTGCTGATGGCATTCAAGGGCGAGGCCCTGGCCCAGGAAATGGAGTTCGATATCCCCGCCCAGCCCCTGAACAGCGCCTTGAATGAACTGGGGCGCCAGGGCGATCTGCAAGTGCTGTACAACCCGGACGATATCAAGGGCAAAAGCAGCCAGGCCGTGCGTGGCAGGTTCACCCCTGAACAGGCAGCCCGCAACCTGCTCGATCAGGTCCGCGTACCTTACAGCCTAGAGAACAACACCCTGACACTGACGGCCCCTGTGCCAGCGGTCAGCCTCAAGCCGCTGTCGATCCAGGCACCACCGTCAGGCCTGACCACCGAAGGCTCGGGCTCCTACACCACATCCGCGGTGAGCATCACCAAAAGCGCCCGGTCCCTGCGTGAAATTCCGCAATCGGTCAGCGTCGTGACCCGCCAGTTGATGAACGACAAGAACCTCTACAGCCTGGAAGACGTGATGGCCCAGGCAACCGGCGTCACCTTTTCCCAGCGCAATTTCGGCTCCCATGTGTTCAGTTCCCGCGGCTTTGCCATGGAAGACGAGAGCTACACCATCGACGGCATCTCGGGCCAGGGCTACAGCGTGACCGGCTGGATGACGCCCGATATGGAAATCTACGACCGGGTGGAAATCCTGCGAGGTGCTGCCGGACTGCTGATCGGCGCAGGCAACCCCGGCGGCACGGTCAATCTTGTACGCAAGCGCCCGACCGCCCTACCGCAGTTTTCGATCACCACCCGCACCGGCACCTGGAACAACAACCGGGTGGATCTGGACGGCAGCAGCAAGCTGAACGATTCGGGCAGCATCCGGGGCCGCTTCGTGGCGTCCTATTCCGATCGTGACTACTTTATCGATGGCCTCAGCAAATCCGCCCCGCTGCTGTACGGCATCCTCGAAGCCGACCTGAATGACGACACCACCCTGGCTGTTGGCGTGCGTCGTCAGGAAGCCGATATCAAAGGCTTCACCATCTTCGGCCTGCCCCGCTACAGCGATGGCAGTGCCCTGGACGTGCCACGCTCGACTTCCCTGGCCCAGGACTGGAACCGTCACCAGACCCGCACGGACGAAGTGTTCACGGAACTGGACCATCACTTCAGCGAGAACTGGTCGGGCACACTGTCTGCCACCCATTCAACGGGTTCGTTCGAGCAGAAAGTGGCCTATGCCCAGGGCGCCATTGATCCGGCGACACTGACCGGCTCCCGTATCGCCCGAACCCTGTTCCGCTCCGACCAATTGCAAAGCACGGGTTTCGATGCGCACATGGACGGCCATTTCGAGGCGTTCGGCCTGGAACACCAGTTGACCTTCGGCGGCAACTGGTCGGAACAGACACGCAAGTCCAGACAAGCCAATGTCACCTCCAACCAGCCCATCGATGTATTCGCCCCCGATAGCCACCTGATTGCCGAACCGGCCCAGCCCGAGTGGACCTCCATCACCGACTTCAGTGACAAACGCTACGGTACCTACGCCAATCTGCGCCTGCATCTGTCGGAGTCGTTGAGTCTGGTCATGGGCGGCCGCCTCAGCTGGTACGACTACCAGACCCAGACGGCGGGCGTCACTCGCAAATCCATAGAGCAACATCAACTCACACCCTTTATAGGCACGATCTACGACCTGAATCCGGACTGGTCGCTGTACGCCAGTTACACCGATATCTTCCTGCCGCAAAGCGTGTACCGGGATGCTGATGGCAACCTGCTGAAACCGGCCATCGGCGCAAACTACGAAACCGGTATCAAGGGCGAGCTTTTCGACCAACGCCTGAACCTTTCCTTTGCGATGTTTTACGTCAAGCAGAAGGATGTGGCCGTGGAAGACAGCGCCAACCCTGGCGAATGCCTGATAAACGACATCTACGGGACCTGCTACCTGAACGGCAACATCCGCCGCAGCAAAGGGTTTGAAATCGAAGCCAGCGGCGAGCCCCTGCCCGGCCTGCAAACCGTGGCGGGCTACACCTTCAACATGACCCGTGGCAGCGACGGCCAGTCCATATCGGCAGAAACACCCCGGCACCTGTTTCGCATGACCGGCAACTACACCCTGCCCGGCGCCTGGAATCGCCTGACCCTGGGCGCAGGGGTTTCGGCCCAGAGCGGCTATTCGGAAATCGAATCCTCAGCCCAAATCAGAAACCCCGGCCGCGCCATCTGGGACGCCAGAGCCTCCTGGAAAATCGACGAACACTGGAGCGTGGCCCTCAACGGCAACAACCTGCTGGATCGCAAGTATTACAAGGCGACCGGGGACGTGGACCGAGGCAACTACTACGGCGACCCACGCAATTATGTGCTGACCTTGCGCGGGGAGTTTTAG
- a CDS encoding non-ribosomal peptide synthetase — MEKSAAERIAQRFVGLPVEQRRQILTKMSETGQSFRLLPIAVTRHDLPRIPLSYAQQRMLFLWQLEPGNIAYNVPLAVRLNGQLDERALAQALERLVQRHETLRTRFVSVEGEFHQEILEQASVALEVAQASSDDIEAQVKAELQTPFDLLSGTLLRVKLFRLNDAEHVLTVCMHHVVSDGWSGELLIREFVQLYQAQVAGLPAQLPPLAIQYADYAIWQRAWLEAGEGERQLEYWKQQLGAEHPLLELPLDHERPVQPSYRGAIVRADLPENLSTQLKTLARNNGQTVFMLTLAALSVVLSRYSGQADIRIGAPNAGRTRRELEGLIGFFINTQVLRIQVDERQTFAELLNQVKDVVMGAQSHQELPFEHLVDALAPERNLGHNPLFQFKINQHVFAGDEGESGTAVAGLTVAEFPVGGGDARFDLAYDFTDTPSGLRGYFTYATDLFEASTIERIAASLQEVLEALVAHSGERLADHPLAVATPVASQAWDFDSFDFLSLWQKGLQAGQGKPALRVGQQVLSYNELEQRSSQFARYLQGEGIAVGMTVALCQDRSVEWVVSLLAVLKLGAVYLPLDTAQPAERLQQLARDSGAVLLIHARGDDKAAGLGVCPVLAYDASLWADIDTSPLNTQVLPEQPAYIIYTSGSTGQPKGVVISHGALANYLQGVLQRLSLSAEASMAMVSTVAADLGHTLLFGALASGRQLHLLSHEQAFDPDGFAAYMAEHQVEVLKIVPSHLQGLLQAARSSDVLPSQLLILGGEASSWALIEQIRSLKPGCRIVNHYGPTETTVGILTHEVQEKLEACRTVPVGQPLANGKARVLDAWLNPMAERVAGELYLGGHGLAQGYLGRAAMTAERFVPDPEGDGERLYRAGDRARRVDGLLEYLGRADDQVKIRGYRVEPGEVGQVLQALDGVAEAVVLALPLESDESRLQLVAYCVAAAGTTTSVDTLREQLTASLPEYLVPAQFVVLERLPLTANGKLDKRALPKPGVVKQRYTAPVGEIEEKLAAVWADVLKLEKVGTTDNFFELGGDSILSLQIIARAKRQGLKLSPKQLFEKQTIAQLATVAKLIQKKPAAVVEQVSGNLPLLPIQARFFEMNIPERHHWNQSVMLKPNSPLEASHLLAALQALIEQHDALRLGFAQQDGQWQATFGPLSTRDLLWVHELDDISRLTELADEAQRSLDLKNGPLLRAVLVSLPQGEQRLLLVIHHLVVDGVSWRVLLEDLQQAYVALNTGKALALPAKTSSLKAWAEQLHAYAQSPALESELAYWQAQLQGVSDALPSDHPDGGQQQKHATSVTTHLNSDLTRQLLQDAPAAYRTQVNDLLLTALARVISRWTGQANALIRLEGHGREDLFDDIDLSRTVGWFSSLYPVKLTAQASLADSIMSIKEQLRAIPNKGIGYGVLRYLGTEPVRQSLQQLAQGSIVFNYLGQFDGSFDARDALFAPSGESSGASQSREAPLAAPISINGQVYNGELRLSWSFSSAVFEADTVQRLADEYAGELQQLIAHCTSEGGAGVTPSDFPLARLNQKQLGRLSINPRDIEDIYPLSPMQQGMLFHTLFEEEAGNYINQMRVDVTGLDVERFRAAWQATVDAHEVLRSGFVSHLEHSLQVVQRQVLVPFVELDARHQQAAWLDDWAQADRQKGFDLTQGPLLRLAVLRTGDNTHHLIYTSHHILMDGWSSSRLLGEVLQRYSGQPMPQQSSRYRDYIEWLQRQDAQASEGFWTAQVAELDEPTRLAQALKSSGSGQGHGDYFQSIDAASTQRLSDFAREQRVTLNTLVQSAWLLLLQRYTGQSSVTFGATVAGRPADLPGVEEQLGLFINTLPVIASPRPEQSVADWVQQVQDKNIALREYEHTPLYEIQRLAGSGGEALFDNILVFENYPVSEALQQASPDGLAFSGLNNQEQTHYPLTLVVNLGETLSLRLSYARQHFSEDVVTQLANHFQHLLQALVRDPAAAIGELPLLNEQEQHQILREWNATSAGFPGEQCIQTLIEAQVLATPDAPVLAFGNQQMSYGQLNARANQLAHKLRESGIGPDALVGICIERSLELVIGLLAILKAGGAYVPLDPDYPQDRLAYMLDDSGIGLLLTQTSLLQGLPVPAHVQTLCLDQEGDWLEAYSQDNPVNLTQPQNLAYVIYTSGSTGKPKGAGNSHLALVNRLHWMQKAYGLDASDTVLQKTPFSFDVSVWEFFWPLLTGARLAIAMPGDHRDPERLVQTIAQHKVTTLHFVPSMLQAFMTHEQVESCRSLRRVVCSGEALPAELASQVLKRLPQAGLFNLYGPTEAAIDVTHWTCTPDDTLSVPIGRPIDNLKTHILDDGLLPAARGAAAELYLGGVGLARGYHQRAALTAERFVPDPFSTDGGRLYRTGDLARYSDDGVIDYAGRIDHQVKIRGLRIELGEIEARLNEHPGVREAHVIDVDGPNGKQLVAYWVANDGAQDANELRTCLKALLPDYMVPTHFVAVDVMPLTANGKLDRKALPKPDASQLQQGYVAPRTELEERLAALWADVLKVERVGLNDNFFALGGHSLLAVSLAGRIRETFDISIKLHDFLLMQTLGELADFLRAGEAKVKSAVIAMNNCQSDKTPLFCLPPGGGGTYSYYPLAGRLSEDRPVYGLVNKAYVVPGWFDRSWEEMVDYFVEQIRLTQPVGPYNLLGWSLGGALAIDVAHILERDGDKVSFLALVDSMLPASAGLSWIEEDPEVRAQNQDQNLFQSLIQSLVAFVPGLARERVMELIASARVSLKDEREIADRVIEQVARDADISVESLRNVFQDIAIQDEIETGYKLLHANAVLAEAFTLKKLDVKVDCWWAGQSREPDQILKAQAVVAEQCSVNGLRSSTTIQERHDNVVIAEGFLESVVESLRGE; from the coding sequence ATGGAGAAGTCTGCAGCAGAACGTATTGCCCAGCGTTTCGTCGGCCTGCCTGTGGAGCAGCGCCGCCAGATCCTCACAAAGATGAGCGAGACCGGGCAGAGCTTCAGGTTGTTGCCCATCGCGGTGACCCGCCATGACCTGCCACGCATTCCGTTGTCCTACGCCCAGCAGCGCATGCTGTTCCTCTGGCAACTGGAGCCGGGCAATATCGCCTACAACGTGCCGCTGGCTGTGCGCCTGAACGGCCAGCTGGACGAGCGCGCCCTGGCGCAGGCCCTTGAGCGGCTGGTGCAGCGCCATGAAACCCTGCGCACCCGGTTCGTGTCGGTGGAGGGCGAGTTTCATCAGGAGATTCTTGAGCAGGCGAGCGTGGCGCTGGAAGTCGCCCAGGCCAGCTCCGACGACATCGAAGCCCAGGTCAAAGCCGAGCTGCAGACGCCTTTCGACCTGCTGAGCGGCACGCTGCTGCGGGTGAAGCTGTTCCGCCTGAACGACGCCGAACATGTGCTGACCGTGTGCATGCATCATGTGGTGTCCGATGGCTGGTCGGGGGAGTTGTTGATTCGCGAGTTCGTCCAGCTCTATCAGGCGCAGGTTGCAGGTCTGCCCGCGCAACTGCCGCCGCTGGCGATTCAATACGCCGACTACGCCATCTGGCAGCGCGCCTGGCTGGAAGCCGGGGAGGGCGAGCGCCAACTGGAATACTGGAAGCAGCAACTGGGCGCCGAGCACCCGCTGCTGGAATTGCCGCTGGACCATGAGCGGCCGGTTCAACCGAGCTACCGCGGCGCCATTGTGCGTGCCGATCTGCCGGAAAACCTGTCCACCCAACTCAAGACCCTGGCGCGCAACAACGGCCAGACTGTCTTTATGCTGACCCTGGCTGCGCTGTCGGTGGTGCTGTCGCGCTACAGCGGACAGGCCGATATCCGCATCGGCGCGCCCAATGCCGGTCGTACCCGCCGCGAGCTGGAAGGCCTGATCGGTTTCTTCATCAATACCCAGGTGCTGCGCATTCAGGTGGATGAGCGCCAGACTTTTGCCGAGCTGCTGAATCAGGTGAAAGATGTGGTGATGGGCGCGCAGTCCCATCAGGAGCTGCCGTTCGAGCATCTGGTGGACGCCTTGGCACCCGAGCGCAATCTGGGCCACAACCCGCTGTTCCAGTTCAAGATCAACCAGCATGTGTTTGCCGGTGACGAAGGCGAGAGCGGTACGGCCGTGGCCGGGCTGACGGTGGCCGAATTCCCGGTGGGCGGTGGTGATGCACGTTTCGATCTGGCCTATGACTTCACCGATACCCCGTCGGGACTGCGTGGCTATTTCACCTACGCCACCGACCTGTTCGAGGCCTCGACCATCGAGCGTATCGCGGCCTCCTTGCAGGAGGTGCTGGAAGCGCTGGTGGCGCATTCCGGTGAGCGTCTGGCGGATCATCCGCTGGCCGTTGCCACTCCGGTTGCCTCACAGGCCTGGGATTTCGACAGCTTCGACTTCCTGAGCCTGTGGCAAAAAGGCTTGCAGGCCGGGCAGGGCAAGCCTGCACTGCGCGTGGGCCAGCAGGTGCTGAGTTATAACGAGCTGGAACAGCGCTCCAGCCAGTTCGCCCGTTATCTGCAAGGTGAAGGCATTGCCGTGGGCATGACCGTGGCGCTGTGTCAGGACCGTTCCGTGGAGTGGGTGGTCAGCCTGTTGGCGGTGTTGAAACTGGGAGCGGTGTACCTGCCGCTGGACACCGCGCAACCGGCCGAACGCTTGCAGCAACTGGCCAGGGACAGCGGCGCAGTGCTGCTGATCCATGCCCGTGGTGATGACAAGGCGGCCGGTCTGGGTGTCTGCCCGGTGCTGGCCTATGACGCCAGCCTGTGGGCCGATATCGATACCAGCCCGCTGAATACTCAAGTGCTGCCGGAGCAGCCGGCCTACATCATCTACACCTCCGGCTCCACCGGGCAGCCCAAGGGCGTGGTCATCAGCCATGGCGCGCTGGCCAACTACCTGCAAGGCGTGCTCCAGCGTCTTTCCCTGAGCGCCGAGGCGAGCATGGCCATGGTTTCCACCGTGGCTGCCGACCTGGGTCATACCCTGTTGTTCGGCGCCCTGGCCTCCGGTCGCCAACTGCACTTGCTGTCCCATGAACAGGCCTTCGATCCTGATGGTTTCGCCGCGTACATGGCCGAGCATCAGGTGGAAGTGCTGAAGATCGTGCCGAGCCATCTGCAAGGCCTGTTGCAGGCGGCTCGCTCGTCCGATGTGCTGCCGAGCCAGTTGCTGATTCTGGGCGGCGAGGCCAGTTCCTGGGCCTTGATCGAACAGATCAGGAGCCTCAAGCCGGGTTGCCGGATCGTCAACCACTACGGTCCGACCGAAACCACGGTGGGCATCCTGACTCATGAAGTGCAGGAAAAACTGGAGGCCTGCCGCACTGTGCCGGTGGGGCAACCTCTGGCCAATGGCAAGGCGCGGGTGCTGGATGCCTGGCTCAACCCCATGGCCGAGCGGGTAGCCGGTGAGTTGTACCTGGGTGGCCACGGTCTGGCCCAGGGCTATCTGGGCCGCGCCGCCATGACTGCCGAACGTTTTGTGCCGGACCCTGAAGGCGATGGCGAACGTCTGTACCGTGCCGGTGACCGTGCGCGCCGGGTCGACGGCCTGCTGGAATACCTGGGACGTGCCGACGATCAGGTGAAGATTCGCGGCTATCGGGTCGAGCCGGGTGAGGTCGGTCAGGTGCTGCAAGCGCTGGATGGCGTGGCCGAAGCCGTGGTGCTGGCCCTGCCGCTGGAAAGCGATGAGTCCCGTCTGCAACTGGTGGCTTACTGCGTGGCAGCGGCAGGCACGACGACTTCGGTCGACACCCTGCGCGAGCAACTGACCGCCAGCCTGCCGGAATACCTGGTGCCTGCGCAGTTTGTGGTGCTGGAGCGTTTGCCGCTGACCGCCAACGGCAAGCTGGACAAGCGTGCCTTGCCCAAGCCAGGCGTGGTCAAACAGCGTTACACGGCACCGGTGGGCGAGATCGAGGAAAAGCTCGCGGCGGTGTGGGCCGATGTACTCAAACTGGAGAAAGTCGGCACCACCGATAACTTCTTCGAACTGGGTGGCGACTCGATTCTCAGCCTGCAAATCATCGCCCGCGCCAAGCGCCAGGGCCTCAAGCTGAGCCCCAAGCAACTGTTCGAGAAACAGACCATCGCCCAGCTGGCGACGGTGGCCAAACTGATTCAGAAGAAGCCCGCAGCAGTCGTTGAGCAGGTAAGCGGCAACTTGCCGTTGCTGCCGATTCAGGCGCGTTTCTTCGAGATGAACATTCCCGAGCGCCATCATTGGAACCAGTCGGTGATGCTCAAGCCCAATAGCCCGCTGGAAGCCAGCCATCTGCTGGCAGCCTTGCAGGCTCTGATCGAACAGCATGACGCTCTGCGCCTGGGCTTTGCCCAACAGGATGGCCAGTGGCAGGCGACCTTCGGGCCGCTGTCCACCCGTGATCTGCTGTGGGTGCATGAGCTGGACGATATCTCGCGCCTGACCGAACTGGCCGACGAAGCCCAGCGCAGCCTGGACTTGAAAAACGGTCCGCTGCTGCGTGCGGTGCTGGTGAGCCTGCCGCAAGGTGAGCAGCGTCTGCTGCTGGTGATCCATCACCTGGTGGTGGACGGCGTGTCGTGGCGAGTGTTGCTGGAAGACCTGCAACAGGCTTATGTCGCCCTGAACACCGGCAAGGCATTGGCATTGCCTGCCAAGACCAGTTCCCTCAAGGCCTGGGCCGAGCAGTTGCATGCTTACGCCCAAAGCCCGGCGCTGGAGTCGGAGCTGGCTTACTGGCAGGCGCAGTTGCAGGGCGTCAGCGATGCCTTGCCGAGCGATCATCCGGATGGCGGCCAGCAGCAGAAACACGCCACGTCCGTCACCACTCACCTGAACAGCGACCTGACCCGGCAACTGCTGCAGGACGCTCCGGCTGCCTATCGCACTCAGGTCAACGACCTGTTGCTCACCGCGCTGGCCCGGGTGATCAGCCGCTGGACCGGCCAGGCCAATGCCTTGATCAGACTGGAAGGTCATGGCCGTGAAGATCTCTTCGACGACATCGACCTGAGCCGTACCGTCGGCTGGTTCAGCAGCCTCTATCCGGTGAAACTCACGGCGCAGGCAAGCCTTGCCGATTCGATCATGTCGATCAAGGAACAACTGCGCGCCATCCCCAACAAGGGCATCGGTTACGGAGTATTGCGTTATCTCGGCACGGAACCTGTGCGCCAGAGCCTGCAACAACTGGCTCAGGGCAGCATCGTCTTCAATTATCTGGGCCAGTTCGATGGCAGTTTCGATGCCAGGGATGCGCTGTTTGCGCCGTCGGGTGAAAGCAGTGGCGCATCCCAGAGCCGGGAAGCACCGCTGGCGGCCCCGATCAGCATCAATGGTCAGGTCTACAACGGTGAATTGCGTCTGAGCTGGAGTTTCAGTTCGGCGGTGTTCGAGGCCGATACCGTACAGCGTCTGGCCGATGAGTACGCCGGGGAATTGCAGCAACTGATCGCTCACTGCACCAGCGAAGGCGGTGCCGGTGTGACACCGTCCGACTTCCCGCTGGCCCGCTTGAACCAGAAGCAACTGGGTCGCCTGTCGATCAATCCTCGTGACATCGAAGACATCTATCCGCTGTCGCCGATGCAGCAAGGCATGCTGTTCCATACCCTGTTCGAGGAAGAAGCGGGCAACTACATCAACCAGATGCGCGTCGATGTGACCGGGCTGGATGTCGAGCGCTTCCGGGCGGCGTGGCAGGCCACGGTGGATGCTCACGAAGTGCTGCGCAGTGGCTTCGTCAGCCATCTTGAGCATTCGCTGCAAGTGGTGCAGCGCCAGGTTCTCGTGCCTTTTGTCGAACTGGATGCCCGCCATCAGCAGGCGGCGTGGCTGGATGACTGGGCGCAGGCCGATCGGCAAAAGGGCTTCGATCTGACTCAGGGTCCGCTGTTGCGTCTGGCGGTATTGCGAACAGGCGACAACACCCATCATCTGATCTACACCAGCCATCACATTCTCATGGACGGCTGGAGCAGTTCGCGCCTGCTGGGTGAAGTGCTGCAACGCTACAGCGGCCAGCCGATGCCCCAGCAGAGCAGCCGTTATCGCGATTACATCGAATGGCTGCAACGCCAGGATGCCCAGGCCAGCGAGGGTTTCTGGACCGCACAGGTGGCCGAGCTGGACGAGCCGACCCGGCTGGCTCAGGCCCTTAAATCCAGTGGCAGTGGCCAGGGGCACGGCGATTACTTCCAGTCGATCGATGCGGCCAGCACTCAACGGCTGAGCGATTTTGCCCGCGAGCAGCGCGTGACCCTCAATACGCTGGTGCAATCGGCCTGGTTGCTGCTGTTGCAGCGCTACACCGGGCAGTCCAGCGTGACCTTCGGGGCGACCGTGGCAGGGCGTCCGGCAGATTTGCCGGGTGTCGAAGAGCAGCTTGGCCTGTTCATCAATACCTTGCCGGTCATTGCCAGTCCTCGCCCCGAGCAGTCGGTGGCGGACTGGGTGCAGCAGGTGCAGGACAAGAACATTGCCCTGCGCGAGTACGAGCACACGCCGCTGTACGAAATCCAGCGTCTGGCCGGCAGCGGTGGCGAAGCGCTGTTCGACAACATTCTGGTGTTCGAGAACTACCCGGTGTCCGAAGCCCTGCAACAGGCTTCGCCGGACGGTCTGGCCTTCAGCGGCCTGAACAACCAGGAGCAGACTCATTACCCGCTGACTTTGGTAGTGAATCTGGGCGAAACCCTGTCCCTGCGCCTGAGCTACGCCCGTCAGCACTTCAGTGAAGACGTGGTGACGCAACTGGCCAACCATTTCCAGCACCTGCTTCAGGCACTGGTTCGTGATCCGGCTGCCGCCATCGGTGAGTTGCCGTTGTTGAATGAACAGGAGCAGCACCAGATTCTGCGGGAATGGAACGCGACCTCTGCCGGGTTCCCGGGCGAGCAGTGCATTCAGACCCTGATCGAAGCTCAGGTACTGGCGACCCCCGATGCCCCGGTGCTGGCTTTCGGCAATCAGCAGATGAGCTACGGGCAACTCAATGCCCGCGCCAACCAGTTGGCCCACAAGCTGCGCGAATCAGGTATCGGCCCGGATGCGCTGGTGGGGATCTGCATCGAGCGCAGTCTGGAACTGGTGATCGGCCTGCTGGCGATTCTCAAGGCCGGTGGCGCCTATGTGCCGCTGGACCCGGATTATCCGCAGGATCGACTGGCCTATATGCTGGATGACAGCGGCATTGGCCTGTTGCTGACCCAGACGTCGCTGCTACAAGGCCTGCCGGTACCTGCTCATGTACAAACCTTGTGTCTGGATCAGGAAGGCGACTGGCTGGAGGCTTACAGCCAGGACAACCCGGTCAACCTTACCCAGCCGCAAAACCTGGCGTATGTGATCTACACCTCGGGCTCCACGGGTAAGCCCAAGGGTGCGGGCAACAGCCATCTGGCTCTGGTCAACCGCCTGCACTGGATGCAGAAAGCCTACGGGCTGGATGCCAGCGATACCGTATTGCAGAAGACGCCGTTCAGCTTCGATGTGTCGGTCTGGGAATTCTTCTGGCCGCTGCTCACCGGCGCACGTCTGGCCATCGCCATGCCGGGCGATCATCGGGACCCCGAACGTCTGGTGCAGACCATTGCCCAGCACAAGGTCACGACGCTGCACTTCGTGCCTTCGATGCTCCAGGCTTTCATGACCCATGAACAGGTGGAAAGCTGCCGAAGCCTGCGCCGTGTGGTGTGCAGTGGCGAGGCCTTGCCTGCGGAGCTGGCGTCGCAAGTGCTCAAGCGTTTGCCTCAGGCCGGTCTGTTCAACCTGTATGGCCCCACTGAAGCCGCCATCGACGTGACCCACTGGACCTGCACGCCGGACGATACCCTGAGCGTGCCGATCGGTCGGCCTATCGATAACCTCAAGACGCATATTCTCGATGACGGCCTGCTACCGGCTGCCCGTGGAGCTGCGGCCGAACTGTATCTGGGTGGTGTGGGTCTGGCGCGTGGTTATCACCAGCGGGCTGCACTGACTGCCGAACGCTTCGTGCCCGATCCGTTCTCGACGGATGGCGGTCGTCTGTATCGCACCGGCGACCTGGCGCGTTACAGCGACGACGGGGTGATCGACTATGCAGGACGCATCGACCATCAGGTCAAGATTCGCGGGCTGCGCATCGAGCTGGGTGAAATCGAGGCGCGGCTCAATGAGCATCCGGGCGTGCGCGAAGCCCATGTGATCGACGTCGACGGCCCGAACGGCAAACAGCTTGTGGCTTATTGGGTGGCGAACGATGGGGCGCAGGATGCGAATGAACTGAGGACTTGTCTCAAGGCGTTGCTGCCGGATTACATGGTGCCGACGCACTTTGTGGCCGTTGACGTCATGCCGCTGACCGCCAACGGCAAGCTGGACCGCAAGGCCTTGCCAAAACCCGATGCCAGTCAGTTGCAGCAAGGCTATGTTGCGCCGCGTACCGAACTGGAAGAACGCCTTGCCGCTCTCTGGGCCGATGTGCTGAAAGTCGAGCGCGTGGGCCTCAACGACAACTTCTTTGCCCTGGGCGGCCACTCGCTGTTGGCGGTGTCCCTGGCGGGCAGGATTCGTGAAACGTTCGATATCTCCATCAAACTCCATGACTTCCTGCTGATGCAGACCCTGGGTGAGCTGGCGGACTTCCTGCGGGCAGGCGAAGCGAAGGTCAAGTCGGCGGTGATCGCCATGAACAACTGCCAGTCCGACAAGACCCCGCTGTTCTGCCTGCCACCGGGTGGTGGCGGCACCTACTCCTATTACCCGCTGGCTGGCAGGTTGAGCGAAGACAGGCCGGTGTATGGCCTGGTCAACAAGGCCTATGTGGTGCCGGGCTGGTTCGACAGGTCGTGGGAGGAAATGGTCGATTACTTCGTCGAACAGATCAGACTCACCCAGCCTGTCGGGCCATACAACCTGCTGGGCTGGTCCCTGGGCGGAGCCCTGGCCATCGATGTCGCCCATATTCTGGAGCGTGATGGCGACAAGGTGAGTTTCCTGGCGCTGGTGGATTCGATGCTGCCGGCTTCGGCAGGCCTGAGCTGGATCGAGGAAGACCCTGAAGTCCGGGCGCAGAATCAGGACCAGAACCTGTTCCAGAGCCTGATCCAGAGTCTGGTGGCCTTCGTGCCGGGGCTGGCCCGTGAGCGAGTCATGGAGCTGATCGCAAGCGCCAGGGTATCGCTCAAGGACGAGCGTGAAATCGCCGACCGGGTGATCGAGCAGGTTGCCCGGGATGCCGATATCAGCGTCGAAAGCCTGCGCAACGTCTTCCAGGACATTGCCATCCAGGACGAAATCGAAACCGGCTACAAACTGCTGCACGCCAATGCCGTACTGGCCGAAGCCTTCACTCTCAAGAAGCTCGACGTGAAAGTGGACTGCTGGTGGGCAGGACAAAGCCGCGAACCGGACCAGATCCTCAAGGCACAGGCGGTGGTAGCGGAACAGTGCTCGGTAAACGGACTGCGTTCCTCAACCACCATTCAGGAGCGACATGACAATGTGGTGATTGCGGAGGGTTTTCTGGAAAGCGTTGTGGAAAGTTTGAGGGGGGAATGA